One genomic region from Phragmites australis chromosome 1, lpPhrAust1.1, whole genome shotgun sequence encodes:
- the LOC133911879 gene encoding uncharacterized protein LOC133911879 isoform X11 yields MLDMHYVSYIICIHLLSLFCLQQTMSTFMLKDINPQGRHWSICTRVSRMWDYRGGTDDGQIRHVDLVLVDAEGTAMYAEIAADNIETKKSLLAEGKIYTFRRFRVLKSKTTYRPVESEFMIDITCHTLIEENHDAPVDFPLYTYSLTNFVDLPMLVGETKHFIDVIGMITEISELATIQLQNQQRPTLRRTITLKDSSNYEIKLNLWGQRASEFDSDQICQLSQDHPLIVIFVGMLMKSYKGNISFLFSLYLRYLSNQRASQFQHDQIYDLTQHCTLFVIFIGEHSLSGNTACRWYINPEVPEVDDFFHGLGGHFHPIQRTTPIQQQQPSHSTNVEPQQKTLYELLQISPYDFPREGFRCVVTISRIDPFISWWFPSCNRCSKTSLPHGNDYKCPHCACTGCTFKYKICLIGTDGTDEAEFLFFGAMGQRLVHKDVKMLMRQPTIPTVTNPTPRLTGMKRKGDSYEATAATDPSLEEPHQINISALPQNIKDTPPPKLSPTLTLSKTKTSSSAEANFDAKQQNVRKRLFKNKDPNQF; encoded by the exons ATGTTGGATATGCACTATGTTTCTTACATTATTTGTATACACCTGCTTTCATTATTTTGTCTGCAACAGACCATGTCAACGTTCATGCTTAAAGATATAAACCCACAAGGCAGACATTGGAGCATTTGCACAAGGGTATCAAGGATGTGGGACTATCGTGGAGGAACAGATGATGGTCAAATACGTCATGTCGATCTCGTGCTTGTTGATGCTGAG GGCACTGCAATGTATGCTGAAATCGCAGCTGACAATATTGAGACTAAAAAGTCATTACTTGCAGAAGGAAAAATATATACATTCAGGAGGTTTAGAGTTTTAAAATCTAAGACCACTTATAGACCTGTCGAATCAGAGTTTATGATTGACATCACCTGCCATACCTTAATCGAGGAAAACCATGATGCTCCAGTCGATTTCCCACTCTATACCTATAGCCTGACAAACTTTGTTGATCTACCTATGCTTGTTGGTGAAACCAAGCATTTCATCG ATGTAATTGGAATGATCACAGAAATTTCTGAGCTAGCCACCATTCAGCTTCAAAATCAGCAAAGGCCTACACTCCGAAGAACTATTACATTGAAAGATTCAAG CAACTatgaaataaaattaaatttatggGGCCAAAGAGCTTCTGAGTTTGATTCCGATCAGATATGCCAGCTCAGCCAAGACCATCCACTGATTGTCATCTTTGTTGGTATGCTTATGAAATCTTACAAAG gTAATATTAGCTTCCTGTTCTCGCTTTACCTTCGGTATTTATCAAATCAAAGAGCTTCTCAGTTTCAGCATGATCAAATATATGACCTTACCCAACACTGTACACTCTTTGTTATCTTTATTG GTGAACATTCGTTAAGTGGCAACACAGCGTGCCGCTGGTATATCAATCCTGAAGTCCCTGAGGTCGATGATTTTTTCCATGG CCTCGGTGGTCATTTCCATCCTATACAGCGCACCACACCCATTCAACAACAACAGCCCTCTCACAGTACCAATGTCGAACCGCAGCAAAAAACTCTCTATGAACTTCTTCAAATTAGCCCATACGACTTTCCA CGTGAAGGATTTCGGTGTGTCGTCACTATCTCAAGGATAGATCCATTCATATCATGGTGGTTTCCTTCTTGCAACCGATGCAGCAAAACATCACTGCCACATGGAAATGACTACAAGTGCCCACACTGCGCCTGTACTGGTTGTACATTCAA ATACAAAATATGCTTGATTGGAACTGACGGAACAGATGAAGCAGAATTCTTATTCTTCGGAGCTATGGGACAGCGCCTTGTCCACAAAGATGTCAAAATGCTAATGAG GCAACCTACAATTCCAACAGTTACAAATCCCACTCCTAGACTTACTGGGATGAAGCGCAAAGGTGATTCGTATGAGGCTACAGCAGCTACTGATCCATCATTAGAAGAGCCCCACCAAATCAACATCTCTGCTCTTCCTCAG AACATAAAAGATACCCCGCCACCAAAGCTCTCACCAACACTTACGTTGTCTAAAACAAAGACCTCTTCGTC TGCTGAAGCAAACTTTGACGCAAAACAGCAAAATGTGCGTAAACGCTTGTTCAAGAACAAAGATCCAAACCA aTTTTAG
- the LOC133911879 gene encoding uncharacterized protein LOC133911879 isoform X6, with product MVLNTMSTFMLKDINPQGRHWSICTRVSRMWDYRGGTDDGQIRHVDLVLVDAEGTAMYAEIAADNIETKKSLLAEGKIYTFRRFRVLKSKTTYRPVESEFMIDITCHTLIEENHDAPVDFPLYTYSLTNFVDLPMLVGETKHFIDVIGMITEISELATIQLQNQQRPTLRRTITLKDSSNYEIKLNLWGQRASEFDSDQICQLSQDHPLIVIFVGMLMKSYKGNISFLFSLYLRYLSNQRASQFQHDQIYDLTQHCTLFVIFIGEHSLSGNTACRWYINPEVPEVDDFFHGLGGHFHPIQRTTPIQQQQPSHSTNVEPQQKTLYELLQISPYDFPREGFRCVVTISRIDPFISWWFPSCNRCSKTSLPHGNDYKCPHCACTGCTFKYKICLIGTDGTDEAEFLFFGAMGQRLVHKDVKMLMRSCHKADEIPTQITSLVSQKYLLTINVTNKCFERAHRSYQVNAINCAYGRQPTIPTVTNPTPRLTGMKRKGDSYEATAATDPSLEEPHQINISALPQNIKDTPPPKLSPTLTLSKTKTSSSAEANFDAKQQNVRKRLFKNKDPNQF from the exons ATGGTTCTAAAC ACCATGTCAACGTTCATGCTTAAAGATATAAACCCACAAGGCAGACATTGGAGCATTTGCACAAGGGTATCAAGGATGTGGGACTATCGTGGAGGAACAGATGATGGTCAAATACGTCATGTCGATCTCGTGCTTGTTGATGCTGAG GGCACTGCAATGTATGCTGAAATCGCAGCTGACAATATTGAGACTAAAAAGTCATTACTTGCAGAAGGAAAAATATATACATTCAGGAGGTTTAGAGTTTTAAAATCTAAGACCACTTATAGACCTGTCGAATCAGAGTTTATGATTGACATCACCTGCCATACCTTAATCGAGGAAAACCATGATGCTCCAGTCGATTTCCCACTCTATACCTATAGCCTGACAAACTTTGTTGATCTACCTATGCTTGTTGGTGAAACCAAGCATTTCATCG ATGTAATTGGAATGATCACAGAAATTTCTGAGCTAGCCACCATTCAGCTTCAAAATCAGCAAAGGCCTACACTCCGAAGAACTATTACATTGAAAGATTCAAG CAACTatgaaataaaattaaatttatggGGCCAAAGAGCTTCTGAGTTTGATTCCGATCAGATATGCCAGCTCAGCCAAGACCATCCACTGATTGTCATCTTTGTTGGTATGCTTATGAAATCTTACAAAG gTAATATTAGCTTCCTGTTCTCGCTTTACCTTCGGTATTTATCAAATCAAAGAGCTTCTCAGTTTCAGCATGATCAAATATATGACCTTACCCAACACTGTACACTCTTTGTTATCTTTATTG GTGAACATTCGTTAAGTGGCAACACAGCGTGCCGCTGGTATATCAATCCTGAAGTCCCTGAGGTCGATGATTTTTTCCATGG CCTCGGTGGTCATTTCCATCCTATACAGCGCACCACACCCATTCAACAACAACAGCCCTCTCACAGTACCAATGTCGAACCGCAGCAAAAAACTCTCTATGAACTTCTTCAAATTAGCCCATACGACTTTCCA CGTGAAGGATTTCGGTGTGTCGTCACTATCTCAAGGATAGATCCATTCATATCATGGTGGTTTCCTTCTTGCAACCGATGCAGCAAAACATCACTGCCACATGGAAATGACTACAAGTGCCCACACTGCGCCTGTACTGGTTGTACATTCAA ATACAAAATATGCTTGATTGGAACTGACGGAACAGATGAAGCAGAATTCTTATTCTTCGGAGCTATGGGACAGCGCCTTGTCCACAAAGATGTCAAAATGCTAATGAGGTCATGTCACAAAGCTGATGAAATTCCAACCCAGATAACATCTTTAGTATCACAAAAATATCTGCTGACAAtcaatgtgactaacaaatGCTTTGAGAGAGCCCACCGATCATATCAAGTGAATGCCATCAATTGTGCATACGGCAGGCAACCTACAATTCCAACAGTTACAAATCCCACTCCTAGACTTACTGGGATGAAGCGCAAAGGTGATTCGTATGAGGCTACAGCAGCTACTGATCCATCATTAGAAGAGCCCCACCAAATCAACATCTCTGCTCTTCCTCAG AACATAAAAGATACCCCGCCACCAAAGCTCTCACCAACACTTACGTTGTCTAAAACAAAGACCTCTTCGTC TGCTGAAGCAAACTTTGACGCAAAACAGCAAAATGTGCGTAAACGCTTGTTCAAGAACAAAGATCCAAACCA aTTTTAG
- the LOC133911879 gene encoding uncharacterized protein LOC133911879 isoform X5 translates to MLDMHYVSYIICIHLLSLFCLQQTMSTFMLKDINPQGRHWSICTRVSRMWDYRGGTDDGQIRHVDLVLVDAEGTAMYAEIAADNIETKKSLLAEGKIYTFRRFRVLKSKTTYRPVESEFMIDITCHTLIEENHDAPVDFPLYTYSLTNFVDLPMLVGETKHFIDVIGMITEISELATIQLQNQQRPTLRRTITLKDSSNYEIKLNLWGQRASEFDSDQICQLSQDHPLIVIFVGMLMKSYKGNISFLFSLYLRYLSNQRASQFQHDQIYDLTQHCTLFVIFIGEHSLSGNTACRWYINPEVPEVDDFFHGLGGHFHPIQRTTPIQQQQPSHSTNVEPQQKTLYELLQISPYDFPREGFRCVVTISRIDPFISWWFPSCNRCSKTSLPHGNDYKCPHCACTGCTFKYKICLIGTDGTDEAEFLFFGAMGQRLVHKDVKMLMRSCHKADEIPTQITSLVSQKYLLTINVTNKCFERAHRSYQVNAINCAYGRQPTIPTVTNPTPRLTGMKRKGDSYEATAATDPSLEEPHQINISALPQILDTNDDLVDEELQDDLSKITANGNDNPSTKR, encoded by the exons ATGTTGGATATGCACTATGTTTCTTACATTATTTGTATACACCTGCTTTCATTATTTTGTCTGCAACAGACCATGTCAACGTTCATGCTTAAAGATATAAACCCACAAGGCAGACATTGGAGCATTTGCACAAGGGTATCAAGGATGTGGGACTATCGTGGAGGAACAGATGATGGTCAAATACGTCATGTCGATCTCGTGCTTGTTGATGCTGAG GGCACTGCAATGTATGCTGAAATCGCAGCTGACAATATTGAGACTAAAAAGTCATTACTTGCAGAAGGAAAAATATATACATTCAGGAGGTTTAGAGTTTTAAAATCTAAGACCACTTATAGACCTGTCGAATCAGAGTTTATGATTGACATCACCTGCCATACCTTAATCGAGGAAAACCATGATGCTCCAGTCGATTTCCCACTCTATACCTATAGCCTGACAAACTTTGTTGATCTACCTATGCTTGTTGGTGAAACCAAGCATTTCATCG ATGTAATTGGAATGATCACAGAAATTTCTGAGCTAGCCACCATTCAGCTTCAAAATCAGCAAAGGCCTACACTCCGAAGAACTATTACATTGAAAGATTCAAG CAACTatgaaataaaattaaatttatggGGCCAAAGAGCTTCTGAGTTTGATTCCGATCAGATATGCCAGCTCAGCCAAGACCATCCACTGATTGTCATCTTTGTTGGTATGCTTATGAAATCTTACAAAG gTAATATTAGCTTCCTGTTCTCGCTTTACCTTCGGTATTTATCAAATCAAAGAGCTTCTCAGTTTCAGCATGATCAAATATATGACCTTACCCAACACTGTACACTCTTTGTTATCTTTATTG GTGAACATTCGTTAAGTGGCAACACAGCGTGCCGCTGGTATATCAATCCTGAAGTCCCTGAGGTCGATGATTTTTTCCATGG CCTCGGTGGTCATTTCCATCCTATACAGCGCACCACACCCATTCAACAACAACAGCCCTCTCACAGTACCAATGTCGAACCGCAGCAAAAAACTCTCTATGAACTTCTTCAAATTAGCCCATACGACTTTCCA CGTGAAGGATTTCGGTGTGTCGTCACTATCTCAAGGATAGATCCATTCATATCATGGTGGTTTCCTTCTTGCAACCGATGCAGCAAAACATCACTGCCACATGGAAATGACTACAAGTGCCCACACTGCGCCTGTACTGGTTGTACATTCAA ATACAAAATATGCTTGATTGGAACTGACGGAACAGATGAAGCAGAATTCTTATTCTTCGGAGCTATGGGACAGCGCCTTGTCCACAAAGATGTCAAAATGCTAATGAGGTCATGTCACAAAGCTGATGAAATTCCAACCCAGATAACATCTTTAGTATCACAAAAATATCTGCTGACAAtcaatgtgactaacaaatGCTTTGAGAGAGCCCACCGATCATATCAAGTGAATGCCATCAATTGTGCATACGGCAGGCAACCTACAATTCCAACAGTTACAAATCCCACTCCTAGACTTACTGGGATGAAGCGCAAAGGTGATTCGTATGAGGCTACAGCAGCTACTGATCCATCATTAGAAGAGCCCCACCAAATCAACATCTCTGCTCTTCCTCAG aTTTTAGATACAAATGATGATCTCGTCGATGAGGAGCTGCAAGATGACCTCTCTAAGATAACTGCTAA CGGCAATGACAATCCCTCCACCAAACGTTAA
- the LOC133911879 gene encoding uncharacterized protein LOC133911879 isoform X7, which produces MSTFMLKDINPQGRHWSICTRVSRMWDYRGGTDDGQIRHVDLVLVDAEGTAMYAEIAADNIETKKSLLAEGKIYTFRRFRVLKSKTTYRPVESEFMIDITCHTLIEENHDAPVDFPLYTYSLTNFVDLPMLVGETKHFIDVIGMITEISELATIQLQNQQRPTLRRTITLKDSSNYEIKLNLWGQRASEFDSDQICQLSQDHPLIVIFVGMLMKSYKGNISFLFSLYLRYLSNQRASQFQHDQIYDLTQHCTLFVIFIGEHSLSGNTACRWYINPEVPEVDDFFHGLGGHFHPIQRTTPIQQQQPSHSTNVEPQQKTLYELLQISPYDFPREGFRCVVTISRIDPFISWWFPSCNRCSKTSLPHGNDYKCPHCACTGCTFKYKICLIGTDGTDEAEFLFFGAMGQRLVHKDVKMLMRSCHKADEIPTQITSLVSQKYLLTINVTNKCFERAHRSYQVNAINCAYGRQPTIPTVTNPTPRLTGMKRKGDSYEATAATDPSLEEPHQINISALPQNIKDTPPPKLSPTLTLSKTKTSSSAEANFDAKQQNVRKRLFKNKDPNQF; this is translated from the exons ATGTCAACGTTCATGCTTAAAGATATAAACCCACAAGGCAGACATTGGAGCATTTGCACAAGGGTATCAAGGATGTGGGACTATCGTGGAGGAACAGATGATGGTCAAATACGTCATGTCGATCTCGTGCTTGTTGATGCTGAG GGCACTGCAATGTATGCTGAAATCGCAGCTGACAATATTGAGACTAAAAAGTCATTACTTGCAGAAGGAAAAATATATACATTCAGGAGGTTTAGAGTTTTAAAATCTAAGACCACTTATAGACCTGTCGAATCAGAGTTTATGATTGACATCACCTGCCATACCTTAATCGAGGAAAACCATGATGCTCCAGTCGATTTCCCACTCTATACCTATAGCCTGACAAACTTTGTTGATCTACCTATGCTTGTTGGTGAAACCAAGCATTTCATCG ATGTAATTGGAATGATCACAGAAATTTCTGAGCTAGCCACCATTCAGCTTCAAAATCAGCAAAGGCCTACACTCCGAAGAACTATTACATTGAAAGATTCAAG CAACTatgaaataaaattaaatttatggGGCCAAAGAGCTTCTGAGTTTGATTCCGATCAGATATGCCAGCTCAGCCAAGACCATCCACTGATTGTCATCTTTGTTGGTATGCTTATGAAATCTTACAAAG gTAATATTAGCTTCCTGTTCTCGCTTTACCTTCGGTATTTATCAAATCAAAGAGCTTCTCAGTTTCAGCATGATCAAATATATGACCTTACCCAACACTGTACACTCTTTGTTATCTTTATTG GTGAACATTCGTTAAGTGGCAACACAGCGTGCCGCTGGTATATCAATCCTGAAGTCCCTGAGGTCGATGATTTTTTCCATGG CCTCGGTGGTCATTTCCATCCTATACAGCGCACCACACCCATTCAACAACAACAGCCCTCTCACAGTACCAATGTCGAACCGCAGCAAAAAACTCTCTATGAACTTCTTCAAATTAGCCCATACGACTTTCCA CGTGAAGGATTTCGGTGTGTCGTCACTATCTCAAGGATAGATCCATTCATATCATGGTGGTTTCCTTCTTGCAACCGATGCAGCAAAACATCACTGCCACATGGAAATGACTACAAGTGCCCACACTGCGCCTGTACTGGTTGTACATTCAA ATACAAAATATGCTTGATTGGAACTGACGGAACAGATGAAGCAGAATTCTTATTCTTCGGAGCTATGGGACAGCGCCTTGTCCACAAAGATGTCAAAATGCTAATGAGGTCATGTCACAAAGCTGATGAAATTCCAACCCAGATAACATCTTTAGTATCACAAAAATATCTGCTGACAAtcaatgtgactaacaaatGCTTTGAGAGAGCCCACCGATCATATCAAGTGAATGCCATCAATTGTGCATACGGCAGGCAACCTACAATTCCAACAGTTACAAATCCCACTCCTAGACTTACTGGGATGAAGCGCAAAGGTGATTCGTATGAGGCTACAGCAGCTACTGATCCATCATTAGAAGAGCCCCACCAAATCAACATCTCTGCTCTTCCTCAG AACATAAAAGATACCCCGCCACCAAAGCTCTCACCAACACTTACGTTGTCTAAAACAAAGACCTCTTCGTC TGCTGAAGCAAACTTTGACGCAAAACAGCAAAATGTGCGTAAACGCTTGTTCAAGAACAAAGATCCAAACCA aTTTTAG
- the LOC133911879 gene encoding uncharacterized protein LOC133911879 isoform X8: MLDMHYVSYIICIHLLSLFCLQQTMSTFMLKDINPQGRHWSICTRVSRMWDYRGGTDDGQIRHVDLVLVDAEGTAMYAEIAADNIETKKSLLAEGKIYTFRRFRVLKSKTTYRPVESEFMIDITCHTLIEENHDAPVDFPLYTYSLTNFVDLPMLVGETKHFIDVIGMITEISELATIQLQNQQRPTLRRTITLKDSSNYEIKLNLWGQRASEFDSDQICQLSQDHPLIVIFVGMLMKSYKGEHSLSGNTACRWYINPEVPEVDDFFHGLGGHFHPIQRTTPIQQQQPSHSTNVEPQQKTLYELLQISPYDFPREGFRCVVTISRIDPFISWWFPSCNRCSKTSLPHGNDYKCPHCACTGCTFKYKICLIGTDGTDEAEFLFFGAMGQRLVHKDVKMLMRSCHKADEIPTQITSLVSQKYLLTINVTNKCFERAHRSYQVNAINCAYGRQPTIPTVTNPTPRLTGMKRKGDSYEATAATDPSLEEPHQINISALPQNIKDTPPPKLSPTLTLSKTKTSSSAEANFDAKQQNVRKRLFKNKDPNQF; the protein is encoded by the exons ATGTTGGATATGCACTATGTTTCTTACATTATTTGTATACACCTGCTTTCATTATTTTGTCTGCAACAGACCATGTCAACGTTCATGCTTAAAGATATAAACCCACAAGGCAGACATTGGAGCATTTGCACAAGGGTATCAAGGATGTGGGACTATCGTGGAGGAACAGATGATGGTCAAATACGTCATGTCGATCTCGTGCTTGTTGATGCTGAG GGCACTGCAATGTATGCTGAAATCGCAGCTGACAATATTGAGACTAAAAAGTCATTACTTGCAGAAGGAAAAATATATACATTCAGGAGGTTTAGAGTTTTAAAATCTAAGACCACTTATAGACCTGTCGAATCAGAGTTTATGATTGACATCACCTGCCATACCTTAATCGAGGAAAACCATGATGCTCCAGTCGATTTCCCACTCTATACCTATAGCCTGACAAACTTTGTTGATCTACCTATGCTTGTTGGTGAAACCAAGCATTTCATCG ATGTAATTGGAATGATCACAGAAATTTCTGAGCTAGCCACCATTCAGCTTCAAAATCAGCAAAGGCCTACACTCCGAAGAACTATTACATTGAAAGATTCAAG CAACTatgaaataaaattaaatttatggGGCCAAAGAGCTTCTGAGTTTGATTCCGATCAGATATGCCAGCTCAGCCAAGACCATCCACTGATTGTCATCTTTGTTGGTATGCTTATGAAATCTTACAAAG GTGAACATTCGTTAAGTGGCAACACAGCGTGCCGCTGGTATATCAATCCTGAAGTCCCTGAGGTCGATGATTTTTTCCATGG CCTCGGTGGTCATTTCCATCCTATACAGCGCACCACACCCATTCAACAACAACAGCCCTCTCACAGTACCAATGTCGAACCGCAGCAAAAAACTCTCTATGAACTTCTTCAAATTAGCCCATACGACTTTCCA CGTGAAGGATTTCGGTGTGTCGTCACTATCTCAAGGATAGATCCATTCATATCATGGTGGTTTCCTTCTTGCAACCGATGCAGCAAAACATCACTGCCACATGGAAATGACTACAAGTGCCCACACTGCGCCTGTACTGGTTGTACATTCAA ATACAAAATATGCTTGATTGGAACTGACGGAACAGATGAAGCAGAATTCTTATTCTTCGGAGCTATGGGACAGCGCCTTGTCCACAAAGATGTCAAAATGCTAATGAGGTCATGTCACAAAGCTGATGAAATTCCAACCCAGATAACATCTTTAGTATCACAAAAATATCTGCTGACAAtcaatgtgactaacaaatGCTTTGAGAGAGCCCACCGATCATATCAAGTGAATGCCATCAATTGTGCATACGGCAGGCAACCTACAATTCCAACAGTTACAAATCCCACTCCTAGACTTACTGGGATGAAGCGCAAAGGTGATTCGTATGAGGCTACAGCAGCTACTGATCCATCATTAGAAGAGCCCCACCAAATCAACATCTCTGCTCTTCCTCAG AACATAAAAGATACCCCGCCACCAAAGCTCTCACCAACACTTACGTTGTCTAAAACAAAGACCTCTTCGTC TGCTGAAGCAAACTTTGACGCAAAACAGCAAAATGTGCGTAAACGCTTGTTCAAGAACAAAGATCCAAACCA aTTTTAG
- the LOC133911879 gene encoding uncharacterized protein LOC133911879 isoform X4 codes for MLDMHYVSYIICIHLLSLFCLQQTMSTFMLKDINPQGRHWSICTRVSRMWDYRGGTDDGQIRHVDLVLVDAEGTAMYAEIAADNIETKKSLLAEGKIYTFRRFRVLKSKTTYRPVESEFMIDITCHTLIEENHDAPVDFPLYTYSLTNFVDLPMLVGETKHFIDVIGMITEISELATIQLQNQQRPTLRRTITLKDSSNYEIKLNLWGQRASEFDSDQICQLSQDHPLIVIFVGMLMKSYKGNISFLFSLYLRYLSNQRASQFQHDQIYDLTQHCTLFVIFIGEHSLSGNTACRWYINPEVPEVDDFFHGLGGHFHPIQRTTPIQQQQPSHSTNVEPQQKTLYELLQISPYDFPREGFRCVVTISRIDPFISWWFPSCNRCSKTSLPHGNDYKCPHCACTGCTFKYKICLIGTDGTDEAEFLFFGAMGQRLVHKDVKMLMRSCHKADEIPTQITSLVSQKYLLTINVTNKCFERAHRSYQVNAINCAYGRQPTIPTVTNPTPRLTGMKRKGDSYEATAATDPSLEEPHQINISALPQILDTNDDLVDEELQDDLSKITAKHHSSALSGSGNDNPSTKR; via the exons ATGTTGGATATGCACTATGTTTCTTACATTATTTGTATACACCTGCTTTCATTATTTTGTCTGCAACAGACCATGTCAACGTTCATGCTTAAAGATATAAACCCACAAGGCAGACATTGGAGCATTTGCACAAGGGTATCAAGGATGTGGGACTATCGTGGAGGAACAGATGATGGTCAAATACGTCATGTCGATCTCGTGCTTGTTGATGCTGAG GGCACTGCAATGTATGCTGAAATCGCAGCTGACAATATTGAGACTAAAAAGTCATTACTTGCAGAAGGAAAAATATATACATTCAGGAGGTTTAGAGTTTTAAAATCTAAGACCACTTATAGACCTGTCGAATCAGAGTTTATGATTGACATCACCTGCCATACCTTAATCGAGGAAAACCATGATGCTCCAGTCGATTTCCCACTCTATACCTATAGCCTGACAAACTTTGTTGATCTACCTATGCTTGTTGGTGAAACCAAGCATTTCATCG ATGTAATTGGAATGATCACAGAAATTTCTGAGCTAGCCACCATTCAGCTTCAAAATCAGCAAAGGCCTACACTCCGAAGAACTATTACATTGAAAGATTCAAG CAACTatgaaataaaattaaatttatggGGCCAAAGAGCTTCTGAGTTTGATTCCGATCAGATATGCCAGCTCAGCCAAGACCATCCACTGATTGTCATCTTTGTTGGTATGCTTATGAAATCTTACAAAG gTAATATTAGCTTCCTGTTCTCGCTTTACCTTCGGTATTTATCAAATCAAAGAGCTTCTCAGTTTCAGCATGATCAAATATATGACCTTACCCAACACTGTACACTCTTTGTTATCTTTATTG GTGAACATTCGTTAAGTGGCAACACAGCGTGCCGCTGGTATATCAATCCTGAAGTCCCTGAGGTCGATGATTTTTTCCATGG CCTCGGTGGTCATTTCCATCCTATACAGCGCACCACACCCATTCAACAACAACAGCCCTCTCACAGTACCAATGTCGAACCGCAGCAAAAAACTCTCTATGAACTTCTTCAAATTAGCCCATACGACTTTCCA CGTGAAGGATTTCGGTGTGTCGTCACTATCTCAAGGATAGATCCATTCATATCATGGTGGTTTCCTTCTTGCAACCGATGCAGCAAAACATCACTGCCACATGGAAATGACTACAAGTGCCCACACTGCGCCTGTACTGGTTGTACATTCAA ATACAAAATATGCTTGATTGGAACTGACGGAACAGATGAAGCAGAATTCTTATTCTTCGGAGCTATGGGACAGCGCCTTGTCCACAAAGATGTCAAAATGCTAATGAGGTCATGTCACAAAGCTGATGAAATTCCAACCCAGATAACATCTTTAGTATCACAAAAATATCTGCTGACAAtcaatgtgactaacaaatGCTTTGAGAGAGCCCACCGATCATATCAAGTGAATGCCATCAATTGTGCATACGGCAGGCAACCTACAATTCCAACAGTTACAAATCCCACTCCTAGACTTACTGGGATGAAGCGCAAAGGTGATTCGTATGAGGCTACAGCAGCTACTGATCCATCATTAGAAGAGCCCCACCAAATCAACATCTCTGCTCTTCCTCAG aTTTTAGATACAAATGATGATCTCGTCGATGAGGAGCTGCAAGATGACCTCTCTAAGATAACTGCTAA acaTCACTCTTCCGCTCTTTCCGGCAGCGGCAATGACAATCCCTCCACCAAACGTTAA